A single genomic interval of Helianthus annuus cultivar XRQ/B chromosome 13, HanXRQr2.0-SUNRISE, whole genome shotgun sequence harbors:
- the LOC110897992 gene encoding protein FAR1-RELATED SEQUENCE 5-like — protein sequence MNIGPVRAFNLMRKIRGGFDKVGVTSTDCKNFKRDINLFIGEFDVDMAVQRLMKKKLYLPNFSCEFYCDEKGALAGLFWADEEMKLNYEVFGDVMSFDATFRTNRYDLVFVPFTGIDNHHHNVTFAGSLLASENAESYKWLLQSFLKAFGVAPNVVVTDQDAAMKIAIRDVFPDTRHRLCMWHIMIKVSEKVGTELSQDEVFKEDICDVVWTDALEPAQFETQWCDLMIKYNLTSNSWLSDMYNLRSDWIPAYYRHEHMSGLMRTTSRSESENHFFGQLTNTKLSLVEFLSHFDTAMESQRFKRSKRDHDTRYTQPRMKTNYELELEAAKIYTRGIFFDVQEEIRLACKNCMCRREEEVGDSIKFLFYRSIFLAFMRFFLLLRIW from the exons ATGAATATTGGTCCAGTTAGGGCATTCAACCTTATGAGAAAGATTCGTGGTGGATTTGATAAGGTTGGAGTGACGTCTACTGATTGTAAAAATTTTAAAAGAGATATTAATTTGTTCATTGGAGAGTTTGATGTGGACATGGCTGTCCAACGTCTTATGAAGAAGAAGCTGTATTTGCCGAATTTTTCTTGTGAATTTTATTGTGATGAAAAAGGTGCTCTTGCTGGATTATTTTGGGCTGATGAAGAAATGAAACTGAATTATGAGGTCTTTGGGGATGTTATGTCTTTTGATGCTACGTTCCGTACGAACAG GTATGACTTGGTATTTGTTCCGTTCACTGGAATCGATAATCATCATCACAATGTCACGTTTGCTGGTTCTTTGTTAGCATCTGAAAATGCtgaatcatataaatggcttctTCAAAGTTTTTTGAAGGCTTTTGGTGTTGCACCTAATGTGGTTGTGACTGATCAGGACGCTGCAATGAAAATTGCCATCCGAGATGTTTTCCCAGATACCAGACATCGTTTGTGTATGTGGCATATAATGATCAAAGTTTCTGAAAAG gtTGGTACTGAGCTATCACAAGATGAGGTTTTTAAAGAAGATATATGTGATGTTGTATGGACTGATGCTCTTGAACCAGCACAGTTTGAGACACAATGGTGTGATTTAATGATTAAGTACAACCTTACTAGTAACAGCTGGCTGTCTGATATGTACAACCTTAGATCAGATTGGATTCCTGCATACTATCGTCATGAACATATGTCCGGTCTTATGCGTACAACATCTAGGTCTGAGAGTGAAAATCATTTTTTTGGTCAATTAACCAACACAAAATTGTCATTAGTTGAGTTTTTGAGCCATTTTGATACTGCAATGGAATCTCAGAGGTTTAAGCGCAGCAAACGTGATCATGATACCAGATACACACAACCTCGCATGAAAACCAATTATGAATTGGAACTGGAAGCTGCAAAGATTTATACTCGGGGGATATTTTTTGATGTTCAAGAAGAAATTCGACTTGCTTGCAAGAATTGTATGTGCAGGCGTGAAGAAGAAGTTGGTGATTCAATTAAGTTTTTATTCTACAGGTCAATCTTCCTGGCCTTCATGAG GTTCTTTTTACTCCTAAGGATATGGTAA
- the LOC118485596 gene encoding uncharacterized protein LOC118485596, whose amino-acid sequence MDSESSKRSTRSQKHKETKPDDDFEELYNPKPLQIVQPGEPIPTFDNEPLHPIPLKVVRPTKKEYYMSPKFWNEVAIWGPNYTNHPTSGGEPSDPIKEEIDEKPEISVVQPKKEEDDEKQKIPILQPKHEEDEEKPIISVKNFGRK is encoded by the exons ATGGATTCAGAGA GTTCTAAGAGATCTACAAGAAGCCAGAAGCATAAAGAAACAAAACCTGATGACGATTTCGAAG AGCTGTACAATCCCAAACCACTACAAATTGTACAACCAGGAGAACCAATCCCTACTTTTGATAATGAACCTTTGCATCCCATTCCACTAAAAGTTGTAAGACCAACAAAAAAGGAATATTATATGAGTCCGAAATTTTGGAATGAAGTAGCAATCTGGGGGCCAAACTATACCAATCATCCTACTTCTGGTGGTGAACCTTCAGATCCCATAAAAGAAGAGATTGATGAGAAACCTGAAATCTCAGTTGTACAACCcaaaaaagaagaagatgatgaaaaacaAAAGATCCCCATCCTACAACCTAAACATGAAGAAGATGAGGAAAAACCTATAATCTCAGTCAAGAATTTTGGAAGGAAGTAG